A stretch of Phoenix dactylifera cultivar Barhee BC4 chromosome 16, palm_55x_up_171113_PBpolish2nd_filt_p, whole genome shotgun sequence DNA encodes these proteins:
- the LOC103710174 gene encoding endoplasmic reticulum oxidoreductin-1-like produces the protein MASGDGGGGAGGGRGRRCGWAVGALIAVLLATAVTSRTSPKITLFGITDKPCECSESRKYTGMVEDCCCDYETVDSLNNEVLHPILQELVASPFFRYFKVKLWCDCPFWLDDGMCRLRDCSVCECPDSEFPEPFKKPFQGLSADDLICQEGKPQASVDRTLDRKVFRGWIEIDNPWTYDDETDNEEMTYVNLQLNPERYTGYAGPSARRIWQAIYTENCPKYPSGEFCQEKRVLYKLISGLHSSISVHIASDYLLDEASNMWGQNLDVFYERVLRHPDRVRNLYFTFLFVLRAVTKAADYMEQAEYNTGNLQEDLRTQSFVRQLVYNPKLQAACPLPFDEAKLWQGESGPELKQQIKKQFRNISALMDCVGCEKCRLWGKLQVLGLGTALKILFSVNGQNLMNQHLQLQRNEVIALVNLLNRLSESVKLVHEMGPSIEKIMEGQFSPPTRKSSS, from the exons ATGGCGAGCGGAGATGGCGGCGGCGGAGCTGGCGGTGGGAGGGGGCGGAGGTGTGGCTGGGCGGTGGGGGCTCTGATCGCCGTCCTCCTCGCCACGGCCGTGACGTCGAGGACCTCCCCCAAGATCACCCTCTTCGGGATCACCGACAAGCCCTGCGAATGTTCC GAATCGAGGAAATACACGGGAATGGTGGAGGATTGTTGTTGTGATTACGAAACTGTGGATTCTCTGAACAATGAAGTGCTGCATCCTATACTACAGGAACTTGTTGCCTCCCCATTCTTTCGATACTTTAAG GTTAAACTGTGGTGTGACTGCCCATTCTGGCTTGATGACGGGATGTGCCGTCTTCGGGATTGCAGTGTCTGTGAGTGTCCAGATAGTGAGTTTCCAGAGCCATTTAAGAAGCCCTTTCAAGGGCTTTCTGCCGATGATCTGATCTGTCAGGAGGGAAAACCACAGGCTTCTGTCGATCGTACACTAGATAGAAAAGTTTTCAGAGGGTGGATTGAAATTGACAACCCATGGACATATGATGATGAAACTGATAATG AGGAGATGACATATGTGAACCTTCAGCTAAACCCTGAGCGCTACACTGGTTATGCAGGTCCATCAGCTAGGCGGATATGGCAAGCTATTTACACTGAAAATTGTCCAAAAT ATCCTTCAGGAGAATTTTGCCAGGAGAAAAGAGTGTTATACAAGCTGATTTCAGGACTGCATTCCTCAATTTCAGTTCATATAGCATCTGATTATCTTCTTGATGAAGCTAGCAATATG TGGGGCCAAAATCTTGACGTGTTTTATGAACGTGTTTTGAGACACCCAGATCGTGTCAGAAACTTGTACTTCACCTTTCTTTTTGTTCTCCGGGCAGTTACAAAG GCTGCAGATTATATGGAGCAGGCTGAATATAACACGGGCAACTTACAAGAAGATCTGAGAACGCAATCATTCGTGAGGCAGCTAGTCTATAATCCCAAGTTACAAGCTGCTTGCCCACTACCATTTGATGAAGCCAAACTCTGGCAAGGTGAAAGTGGGCCTGAACTGAAGCAGCAGATCAAGAAGCAATTTAGAAATATAAG TGCATTGATGGATTGTGTTGGATGTGAGAAATGCCGCCTTTGGGGAAAGCTTCAAGTTCTTGGTCTTGGCACAGCACTGAAGATTCTCTTTTCAGTCAATGGCCAAAACCTCATGAATCAGCAT CTGCAGCTGCAACGAAATGAAGTTATTGCTTTGGTGAACCTTCTAAATAGACTTTCAGAATCTGTTAAACTTGTTCATGAAATGGGACCTTCTATTGAGAAAATCATGGAAGGACAGTTTTCTCCACCTACACGCAAGAGTAGTTCGTAG
- the LOC103710175 gene encoding c-Myc-binding protein codes for MEREAKKEAFRKYLESSGVLDALTKVLVALYEENDKPHSAVEYVQQKLGGPSISEYEKLQAEKADLQLKYDELVAAHKETCGELEELKNSKLIATGKETEDGDSIKGD; via the exons ATG GAAAGGGAAGCAAAGAAGGAGGCTTTCAGGAAGTATCTAGAGTCCAGTGGTGTTCTTGATGCTCTGACTAAAG TTCTAGTTGCACTATATGAAGAAAATGACAAGCCTCACTCTGCAGTTGA GTATGTTCAACAGAAATTAGGAGGCCCATCAATTTCTGAATATGAAAAGCTACAAGCTGAGAAGGCAGATTTGCAATTAAAGTATGATGAACTCGTGGCAGCTCATAAAGAAACATGCGGAGAG CTTGAGGAACTTAAGAACTCAAAGCTCATAGCAACTGGCAAGGAGACCGAAGATGGAGACAGCATAAAGGGTGACTAG